The following are from one region of the Candidatus Methylomirabilota bacterium genome:
- a CDS encoding ribonuclease III domain-containing protein, with translation MDPARVAELERRLGHRFRDPDLLERACTHASYANEHPPAASQEGLALLGDAALALVVAEHLLAEDPAAPVGVLTPRRAALVSGERLARWAAELALGALVRLGRGEAQTGGRERESILATALEAILGVVYLEDGIAGVRTVVARLALW, from the coding sequence GTGGACCCCGCCCGCGTCGCCGAGCTCGAACGGCGGCTCGGTCACCGCTTCCGCGACCCGGACCTCCTCGAGCGCGCCTGCACGCACGCCTCGTACGCGAACGAGCACCCGCCCGCGGCGAGCCAGGAGGGCCTGGCGCTCCTGGGCGACGCGGCCCTCGCCCTCGTCGTCGCCGAGCACCTGCTCGCCGAGGATCCCGCGGCGCCCGTCGGCGTCCTGACGCCGCGGCGCGCGGCGCTGGTCTCGGGCGAGCGCCTCGCGCGCTGGGCGGCGGAGCTCGCCCTCGGCGCGCTCGTCCGGCTCGGGCGCGGCGAGGCGCAGACGGGCGGCCGCGAGCGCGAGTCGATCCTCGCGACGGCGCTCGAGGCGATCCTCGGCGTCGTCTATCTCGAGGACGGGATCGCCGGGGTGCGCACGGTCGTCGCGCGCCTCGCGCTGTGGTAG
- a CDS encoding site-2 protease family protein — translation MRFWLRRGRAPAAAPPSSVPPVTEDLLRENVDDLLVVRDRVTRGGVVSFRGELLVPPARARDVLSERFRAFGYTPFLRSDGHGVVVQAWPLADTTVPQRLGVTTLLFVLTCASTLIAGLGYSGSPTFDALRASPSALRFLAGLPFAATLMAILLVHELGHYFTARHYKAAVSLPYFIPLPISFLGTLGAIIRMRSPGRDKNALFDIAAAGPLAGLAVAVPAMVLGLAWSAVVPLPPAGHVAFGDSLLTRLLVQLRFGAIPDGFMVFTHPMADAAWAGFLVTALNLFPAGQLDGGRISYALFGRRHRAIGRATVAGLVLVGLASALWSLRAGDGDLASSLNWFVWAGLIAFVVGFHHSPPLDDITPLTPGRRALGIVCLLLIVVLMPPFIIRVQ, via the coding sequence ATGCGGTTCTGGCTTCGCCGCGGCCGTGCTCCCGCCGCCGCGCCGCCCTCGAGCGTCCCGCCGGTGACCGAAGACCTCCTGCGCGAGAACGTCGACGATCTGCTCGTGGTGCGCGACCGCGTGACGCGCGGGGGCGTCGTCAGCTTCCGCGGCGAGCTGCTCGTGCCGCCGGCGCGCGCGCGCGACGTGCTGAGCGAGCGCTTCCGCGCCTTCGGCTACACGCCGTTCCTGCGCAGCGACGGCCACGGCGTCGTCGTCCAGGCGTGGCCGCTCGCCGACACGACGGTGCCGCAGCGGCTGGGCGTGACGACGCTGCTCTTCGTGCTGACGTGCGCCTCGACGCTCATCGCCGGCCTCGGGTACAGCGGCTCGCCCACCTTCGACGCGCTCCGGGCCTCGCCCTCCGCTCTGCGGTTCCTCGCCGGGCTGCCGTTCGCCGCGACGCTCATGGCGATCCTGCTCGTCCACGAGCTCGGCCACTACTTCACCGCGCGCCACTACAAGGCGGCCGTCAGCCTGCCCTACTTCATCCCGCTGCCGATCAGCTTCCTCGGGACCCTCGGCGCGATCATCCGGATGCGCTCGCCGGGGCGCGACAAGAACGCGCTGTTCGACATCGCGGCCGCCGGGCCGCTCGCCGGGCTCGCGGTCGCGGTGCCGGCGATGGTCCTCGGCCTCGCGTGGTCCGCGGTCGTGCCCCTGCCGCCGGCCGGGCACGTCGCGTTCGGCGACTCGCTCCTGACGCGCCTGCTCGTCCAGCTCCGCTTCGGCGCGATCCCCGACGGGTTCATGGTCTTCACGCACCCGATGGCCGACGCCGCGTGGGCGGGCTTCCTCGTGACGGCGCTGAACCTGTTCCCGGCGGGCCAGCTCGACGGCGGCCGTATCTCCTACGCGCTCTTCGGCCGCCGCCACCGCGCGATCGGACGGGCGACGGTCGCCGGGCTCGTCCTGGTCGGCCTCGCGTCGGCGCTCTGGAGCCTCCGCGCGGGGGACGGCGACCTCGCGTCATCGCTCAACTGGTTCGTCTGGGCCGGGCTGATCGCCTTCGTCGTCGGTTTCCACCACAGCCCGCCGCTCGACGACATCACCCCGCTCACGCCGGGCCGGCGCGCGCTCGGGATCGTCTGCCTGCTGCTCATCGTCGTCCTGATGCCGCCGTTCATCATCCGCGTCCAGTAG